The region ACTTTCTCCAGTGCACGCCGCTCCATCAATTCCTGACGGCGCGCCAGGTTGTGAGTGTAGGCATTGAACTCAAGCAACACCTCGGCAAACAGGCGGACGTCGTTTTTGAACTCGGCCAGCAACCGGAACACTGTGGTTTTGATCTTGTTGTACATGTCGTACTGGCTGGTGCCATCATTGCTGACCCAACGGGCCCCCGCTTCGGCCAGGCTGTTGAGGAGTACCCGAGCCGGGTGGTCCGTCTGCTCAAAAAAGTCCTTGTCGATAAAAGCCATTTTGAGAAACGGGGTATGCAGATAGCTGAGCAGCGCCTTGACCGAATCCGGCAGGTTGTCGTCCGACAGCATGTACTCGAACAGCAGTCCAACCAGATCAATGGTATCCAGATCGCCGGGGTCCACGGTGCCGGGTTCGTCGCTCTCGGCCGCCACCTGGGCCAGCATTTGCTGGCTGACCGCCTGGATCGACTGGGGTGTGGTGATCAAGCCGGCTTCATTTTGCGAGGCGGCGGCCTGGGTCTGACTCAGGGCCTGCGCCTGCAGGCTCTGCAGCACGCCCACCAGTTGCTGGCTGCTGTAGGGTTTTCCTCCCCCGGCCGGGTAAGGCGTCGCGCCCGCTGCCGGTTCTCCAACCGGGCCGGCACCGGCGGGCGCTCCGCCCGCCGGTGCCGCCTGCTGGGCAATATGGTTCTGTAGAAGACGGATGGCGTTGTAAAGGCCGGCCTGATACTGGGTATCCGCGGGCGTGGCGGTACCGCTGAGCAGACGGTCCGAGGCGCGCCGTTGGGGCACGCCGTCCTTCATCGGTACGTCTTCTGCGGCGCCCTTCGTTTCCTCGGCAGATTCGGGCCCCTGCGGCGAATCATCCACCAGCGCGGTGTAGCGCAGATTGGGCAGCAGGTTCTCCTCGATAAAGTATTTATTGAGCTCCTCGTAGAGCTCGTCGAGGGCACCAATGACTTCTTTGTCGAAGGTCTTATAGCCGATGATCTTGGTCTTGTTGTCCAACGTGATATTGAGCAATGCCTTACGCAGGGCTTCGCAGAACTGCACCGGGCTGACCGGATTGCTTCGCTCGTCGATTTTTTCACCGCCGTTGAGCAGGGCCAGACGCTGCTGCAGCGCCCAGAGCTGACCGGCAAAAAAGCTGTCCGCCCGATGGGTGATGGAGGTGATCGCGATGGTTTCCTCCAGATCCGAGTGCTCCACCAGGGCGAGCATATCGCCACTGAAGCGCTCCTCGCCGGTCAGGGTATTGAGCATCCGGTTCTTGAACTTGACGAAGCCATTACTCAGGCGCTGGCAGATATCCTCCTC is a window of Marinimicrobium sp. C6131 DNA encoding:
- a CDS encoding DUF1631 family protein, which encodes MTDPRHSGAGAPVPDSLNDPQVVQHLKHARSLMMDYARRVLPVFWREWCARLEDYAEKARSNKEQMALYEYKRMIEASQHELEEDICQRLSNGFVKFKNRMLNTLTGEERFSGDMLALVEHSDLEETIAITSITHRADSFFAGQLWALQQRLALLNGGEKIDERSNPVSPVQFCEALRKALLNITLDNKTKIIGYKTFDKEVIGALDELYEELNKYFIEENLLPNLRYTALVDDSPQGPESAEETKGAAEDVPMKDGVPQRRASDRLLSGTATPADTQYQAGLYNAIRLLQNHIAQQAAPAGGAPAGAGPVGEPAAGATPYPAGGGKPYSSQQLVGVLQSLQAQALSQTQAAASQNEAGLITTPQSIQAVSQQMLAQVAAESDEPGTVDPGDLDTIDLVGLLFEYMLSDDNLPDSVKALLSYLHTPFLKMAFIDKDFFEQTDHPARVLLNSLAEAGARWVSNDGTSQYDMYNKIKTTVFRLLAEFKNDVRLFAEVLLEFNAYTHNLARRQELMERRALEKVQGEEKLREAKQRVNDEVRKRTDNRELPSAVLLLLLQPWSDYLSFVILRYGENADSWRQCLKVMDELLWTLEPKTLEADKTRQLDIQDQVIRALQSGFDTIGYDQGKGKKLLEAVASLQKMALQSRRPEPAPAPMRSKLESIAAEKAGHSRVANEPVTGEEQKIVDNLKMIEFGTWFEYEGGRRLKVAWYNKRTLHYMLVDQQGRKVAMNSGLQLARDMIAGRARIIAGSTKPFFERALENIYQQLNAKVGGHAQEEAQND